Genomic window (Armatimonadota bacterium):
GACGGCTTTTCTGCCCGATGGGTCGGGCGGATCGGCCCCTTGCGAGAAGGGGGCGAGTACGTGATCGGGACGGTGGCCGACGACGGCTCGCGGCTCTATGTCGACGGGCGGCTCGTCGTGGCGACGGCCTCGGGACAAGACGGCAGCGCGCTGACCAAGACGCTCGCGCTGGAGAAGGGCAAGACGTACGACATCGAGATGACGGTGGTCCACCGTAAAGGTCCGGCCAAGGCCGCGTTCGTCTGGATCCCTCCCTCGCTCCGACGGAGCGTGGCGCGCAAGCGCGTCTGGATCCCGCCGGGAACGTGGACCGACTTGTGGACCGGTGTGCGGCAGACCGGGCCTCGGTCCCTGACGCAAGACGTGCCCTTGGCAGAGACGCCGATGTTCGTCCGGGACGGGGCGATCGTGTTCCTGACGGACACGGACCGCGGTTTCGAGAACGCGTTCTACCGAAAGATCACGGCCGACGTCACCGTCCCTGCCCAAGACGGAACGACGACCCGGACGCTTTACGAAGACGACGGGGACTCGGTCGGCTATAAGGACCGGGCGTACGCCAAGACCGTCGTGACCCTGACGCGAAAGGGCCGCACTCTTATCGTGACCGTCGCTCCGGCGAAGGGCGGGCTCGCCCGTTCGCTCCGCCCGAAGGACTGGCTCGTGAGGTTGCGTTTGCCGAGCGGCACGACCGTGCTGAAAGGGCTGGCGAACAGACGCCCTGTGACATGGAGCGTACGCTCGTCGTATCGGCGGGCCGGTCAAGTCGACGGCGTAACGCCCTTCCTCGCCACACCTGACATCCCCGGGACGACGGCTACGGTTTCCCTTCCTGCACGTGACCCGGCAAAAGCCGTGAGAATCGAAGCGACCCTCTCGGCGTCTTCACGGACTGGATAATGGAAACCGCACATGTCTGACGAGACGGGCCACGAGCCGATCACATTGCAGGGTGCCGGACCGCTCCTGGCGCCACCGGTCGTGCCAGAGAAACCTCGCGCCACGTGGGTCTGGGGGTTCCTCTTAGCGCTTTTCACGCTGTTGATCGGCATGCGTTTCCTCGTTTCGCCCGAACCTGCCGCCCACGGATTCGACGATGCCTCCGCCGACAGCACCTTCCGGATCGCCCTCGTCTCCCGCCAAGCCGGCTCGCTGCTCTCGACCCGAGCGTCGTCCGACGCGCTCAAGGCGCCTTCGTCCCGCGAATTGAAGGAAGTCAAGGACAAGGTCTCGCCCTTCGCCAAGACCGATACGTTGGCCGCCACTTATGATCTCGCGATCGGCCGCGAACTCGGCCTTGAACCGGATCCGGCCGCGCTCGAGCTTTTGGAGAAGGGAAAGCCCGAAGAGGCCGCGATCGCACGACTCTACCGCGACGTCCCTCTCGGAGAGGACGCCCTGGCCACCCTCGAAAAGAACCCACCCGAGGGTTTCGTCGGCAAGGTCGTCCTGTCCCATGCCAAGTCCGAAGCCACGGGCCGGACGGTACGGGCGGTCGACGACGTCGATGTCATGAAGGCAGGGCTCGGCGGCCTTCTCATGATCGGAGTGGCCTTCCTCGGACTGCTCGTCCTTGCCCTGTCGCCGGTGCTCATCAAAGCTTTCAAGAAAGCTGGGATGATCGGCCCGATCGAACGGCCGGACAAGAGCACGGGCGACCGTATGGCGGGTCGGACCGTCGTCTTCATCGTTTGCTTCTTGGCGGTCATGTCATTCGTTCCGATCGCTCTTCAAGGACGGCTTGTCACGGGAGTCTCGAGCGTCATCGCATATCTCGCCCTGATCGGCCTTGTCGGGTTCTTGAGTTCCCAGCCGTTCCTCGGCAAGGGCGACACGGTCCGCGAGGTCTTCGGGCGGTCGGACCGGAAGCCGGCCCTGGCATTGATGGGGGCCATGGCGTTCGCGGCGAACATTCCGATCGTGTTCCTGACGGCACTGATCGGGACCCGCCTGTTCCCGAACATGCCCGCACCCCACCATCCGGTTTCCGAGATGGTCGGGAAAGATTTGAACCCGGTCACGGTCGCTTGCCTCTTCGTCATGGTCGGCGTCATGGCCCCCATCGTCGAGGAGACGGCGTTCCGGGGATACCTCTTTAAGGGACTCCTCGCGTACTTGAAACCCGTGCCTTCGATCGCGTTGTGCGGGTTCTTGTTCGCGGCCATCCATCCCCAGGGCGTGTTGCTCTGGGTCCCGCTCGCTTTGGTCGGCGCGATGGCGGCGGTTTTGACAGGTTGGACGCGGTCGCTCCTGCCCGCGATGGTGATGCACGGGCTGCACAATTCGTTCCTCCTCATCGTCGGCTTTACGGTCCTCGGGTCATGAGGATCTACCTCGACCACGCGGCCACGACGCCGCTCGCTCCGGAAGCCCGAGCGGCGATGGAGCCGTGGCTGTCTCCCACAGCCAACCCGTCTTCGCTCCACGCCGAGGGACGGGCCGCGCGTCAAGCCATCGATCAAGCGCGAGAGGCGGTGGCCACAGCGTTCGGATGCCTGTTCGGCGAAGTCGTCTTCACGTCGTGCGGGACAGAAGCCGCCAACCTGGCCGTGATCGGCACGGCGCTCGCCTCG
Coding sequences:
- a CDS encoding CPBP family intramembrane metalloprotease yields the protein MSDETGHEPITLQGAGPLLAPPVVPEKPRATWVWGFLLALFTLLIGMRFLVSPEPAAHGFDDASADSTFRIALVSRQAGSLLSTRASSDALKAPSSRELKEVKDKVSPFAKTDTLAATYDLAIGRELGLEPDPAALELLEKGKPEEAAIARLYRDVPLGEDALATLEKNPPEGFVGKVVLSHAKSEATGRTVRAVDDVDVMKAGLGGLLMIGVAFLGLLVLALSPVLIKAFKKAGMIGPIERPDKSTGDRMAGRTVVFIVCFLAVMSFVPIALQGRLVTGVSSVIAYLALIGLVGFLSSQPFLGKGDTVREVFGRSDRKPALALMGAMAFAANIPIVFLTALIGTRLFPNMPAPHHPVSEMVGKDLNPVTVACLFVMVGVMAPIVEETAFRGYLFKGLLAYLKPVPSIALCGFLFAAIHPQGVLLWVPLALVGAMAAVLTGWTRSLLPAMVMHGLHNSFLLIVGFTVLGS